GAGCGCTCGGGCCGTCGCCGTCTTGCTCCCCCAGTGCGACGCGTACGCCTCCAGGGTCGCGAGCTGGTCGTCGCGCAGGGTGCCGAGCACCTCCTCGATCAGGTCCTCGGCCTCGGCGTCGTCGCGCAGGGCGCTCGCGAACCGCGCCAGGCGGTGCTGCCGCGAGTCGACCACTCCGCCGCCGGAGGGCGCCCAGTCGCGCACTCCCCGCACCTCGGCCAGCTCCCGCTGGACCCGGCGCTGGTCGCCGAGCCCTCCGCCCACGCAGACCAGGGCCCCGGAGTCGCCGAGCGGCGCCGCGCGGTCCAGGAGCGCCGCGCGCCCCTCCTCCATCGCCCGCGCGTCCGTGAACGGGAGCAGTGCGAGCACCTCGGCGCCCACCACGCCGAGCACGGGGCCCGCGTCCGCGCCGACGCTGCCGAGCAGCTCGCGGAGGGAACGGAGCACGCGGTCGTCGTGCCCGGTGTCGGCCCAGACCCCGAGGTAGCGCTCCCGCGAGGAGGCGCCGAGCCGGCCGAGGAACGCGTCGATCTGCAGGTCGGCCGCCGCCTCCGCTCGCGAGTGCTCGGCCGTGGCCACCGCGAACAGCTGGGCCGTGAGGCGCTCGGCGACCGACGGCGGGCGGTGCCGGAGCAGCGCGACGGCCAGCACGTCCGGCGCGCGGTCGAGCGCGACGGCGACGGAGTGGAGATCGGCCGCGACGTGGGCGCGCAGGTGCAGCGTCCCGAGCAGCGAGTCGCCCGCCCGCAGCACGTTCGAGAAGGTGCCGGACGTCGGTCCGGTGTCCACTCCGCGCCCGGGAGCGGCCCGGGCGATCTCCTCGCCCGTCAGCGACACCAGCGAGGCGGAGGCGCCGGTCGCCGTCGAGACGACGCGGAGGAGCTCGTCGATCCCGGCGTCCGCGGCGGCCGCCTCGCTCAGGAGACCGGACACTCTGTCCGCCAGGCGGAGGCTCCGGAACTTCTGCTCGGTGAGATGGGTGTTGATGCTCTCGCACACCTGCACGAAGGGCACGCGCCGGGGCAGGGCGAGCACGGGCAGGCCGAGCTCGTCGGCGGCGGCGACGATCGGCACCGGCACCGCGGGCAGCCGCAGCGACAGCTCGACGGCGAGCGCACCGACCCCCGCCTCGACCAGGGACGCCACATAGCGGCGGCACTCCGCGGCGTCGTGGTCGGCCGAGAGGAGCGCGCCCTCCATCAGCAGCAGCTCGCCGCCCAGCAGGAGCGGGGCGATGTCGAGCTGCTCGCTCGCGTGGGCCCAGCGGATGAGCGCGCGGTCGGCCCGCGCGCCGCCCGCGACGACCACCGGCAGAGCGCTCGAGAAGACGGGATCGCTGAGCGCATCGGCGAGCAGGTAGGCCATACAGAACGTCCTCTCGCGTCACGGCGAATTTACACGGCCGGGTGCCCGGCGAAACGGCGCGGAACGAGAGTGGACCCGCACCCCGCCCTGCCCCACCTCACGTCCCTCCGAGAGGAACCGCCATGAGCACCGACGCCCTGCACGGCACCACCCACGACACCGAGGACGCGCTCACCCCGCTCCCCGACTCCCGCCGCACCGCCCGCCTCGACGGCCAGTTCTGGATCTGGGCGGGCGCCAACATCGCCCCCATCAACTGGGTGCTCGGCGCCCTCGGAGTGAACATGGGCCTCGGCCTGTGGGACACGATCACCGTCCTGGTCCTCGGCAACGTCGTCGGCATGGCCGTCTTCGGCTTCTTCGTGCTGCTCGGGCAGCGCACCGGCGCGACCGGCATGCTGATCGGCCGCTCCGTCTTCGGGCGCCGCGGCAACTACGCGCCCGCCGCCATCCAGGCGGTCGTCGTCATCGGCTGGTGCGCGATCAACACCTGGATCGTGCTCGACCTCGTGATCGCCCTGCTCGGCTCCGTCGGGATCGTCGATCCGGAGGAGGCGAACATCGGCTGGAAGATCGCCGTCGCCGCCGTGATCATGGCGATCCAGGTCGCGATCTCGTTCCTCGGCTACCGCGCGATCGCGGCCTTCGAGCGCTGGACCGTGCCGCCCACCCTCGTGGTGCTCGCGATCATGTCGATCGTCGCCTGGTTCTTCCTCGACATCGACTGGTCCTACGCCGGCCCCGCCGAGGGCGCCCTCACCGGAGGCGACCGCCTCGCCGCCATGTCGATCGTGATGACCGCCATCGGCATCGGCTGGGGCCTCACCTGGCTCGCCTACGCCGGCGACTACTCCCGCTTCGTCAGCCCGCGCTCCTCGAAGCGGAAGCTCTACCTCGCGAGCGTCCTCGGCCAGTTCATCCCCGTCGTCTGGCTGGGCGTGCTCGGCGCGACCCTCGCGACGAAGAACGGCTCGGTCGATCCCGGGCAGCTGATCGTCGAGAACTTCGGCGCGCTCGCGATCCCGGTGCTGCTGCTCGTGGTGCACGGCCCGATCGCCACGAACGTGCTCAACATCTACTCGTTCGGCATGGCCACGCAGGCCCTCGACATCCGGCTCGGCCGGCGTGCGCTCAGCCTGATCGTCGGCGTGCTCGCGTTCATCGCCGCGGTGTTCTTCGTCTTCCAGGACGACCTCGCGACCACCCTCGACGCCTGGCTCGTCGGGCTCGTCGGCTGGGTCGCTCCGTGGGGCGCGATCGTGCTGGTGCACTACACGGTCTTCGAGCCGCGGGTCCGCTCGTTCGGGCACCTCTTCGCCCCGGTCGGCTCGCCGCTGCTGCCCGACGTGCGCTGGCGCGCCCTGCTGTCGTTCGCGATCGGCGCGACGCTCACGTGGCTGTTCATGAACGGCTCCGTCCCCGCCCTGCAGGGCCCGGCCGCGACGGCCCTCGGCGGCATCGACGTGTCGTGGCTGGCGGGCGGCGTCTCGGCCGGACTCGCCTACCTCCTGCTCGGGCGCGGCGACGCCGCCGCCTGGGTCGCCCGCCGGGAGTCGGCCGCGCCTGCCGCGCAGCCCGAGCCCGTCCGCAGCTGACCGCGGCCCCGAGTCCGCCTCCGCCCCCAGCACCCCGCACCTCGCACCACGAACGGAACCGCCATGCCCCTCCTCATCACCGACGCCTCCGTCATCACCATGGACCCGGTCTCGGGCGCCGTGCCGATCACGGCGAGCATCCGCATCGTCGACGACGTCATCACCGCGATCGGCCCGGGGCTCTCGCCCGAGCCCGGCGACCAGGTCGTCGACGGCCGCGACCGCCTCGTCACCCCGGGGTTCGTCAACGCGCACACCCACTCGTGGGAGTACCTCTACAAGGGGCGCTACGACAACCTGCCCCTGGAGCTGTGGATGCTGCTCTCGTACCCGATCCTCGGGAACAGCCGCGTCGCTCCGGATCTGGTGAGGCTCCGCTCGTCGCTGTTCGCGCTGGAGTCGCTGAAGGCGGGGGTCACGACGCTCGTCGACGACGTGCTCGAGAACCCCGACCAGGATGCGCAGCAGCTCGCCGCGGTCTTCGACGCGTACGACGAGATCGGGATCCGCGCGAACATCTCGGGTCACGTGATCAGCAAGCCGTTCTACGAGACGATGCCGTTCGTCGAGGAGTACCTGCCCGCCGAGATCCTCGACTCGGTGCGGTCCGCGGCGCGGCCGACGACGGAGGGGTACCTCGCGTTCAGCCGCGAGGCGTTCGCCACCCAGCACGGGCGCGGAGGCGGGCGGCTGCGCTACATGGTCGCCCCGTCGGCCCCGCAGCGGTGCGGTCCGGAGCTGCTGACGGGGGCGACCGAGCTCGCGCTCGAGCACGACGCCGAGTGCCACATCCACGTCCTCGAGACGAAGACGCAGCTGGTGACGGGCGAGGAGTTCTACGGGTCGACCCTGGTGGAGTACATGGAGCGGATCGGCGCGCTCTCGACGAACACGACCTTCGCGCACGGGATCTGGCTGACCGACTCCGACATGGCGCGGGTGGCGGCCGCGGGCACCTCGATCTCGCACAACCCGATCTCGAACCTCAAGCTCGGCTCGGGCATCGCGCCGTGGCGGGCCCTGCACGACGCGGGGGTGAACCTGGGGCTCGGCACCGACGGCTGCTCGAGCAGCGACTCCCCGCGGATGCTCGACGTGGTGAAGGCGGCGGCGCTGCTGCACAAGGTGACCGACCCCGAGATCGCGACGTGGCCGACGGTCGCCGAGGTGCTCACCGCGGGGACGATCGGAGGCGCGCGCAGCGCGGTCCTCGACGGCGTCACCGGCAGCATCGAGGTGGGCAAGCAGGCCGACCTCGTGCTCTTCGACCTCGAGACCCTGAACTTCACCCCGCGCCAGCGCCTCGAGAACCAGCTGGTCTACTCCGAGAACGGCTCGTCGATCGACACGGTGATCGTGGCCGGCCGGATCGTCGTCGCCGGCGGGCGGTCGACGACGGTCGACGAGGCGGCGCTGCGGGCGGATCTGGCGGCGCAGCTCGGCGAGATCGTGGCGTGGCAGGACTCGCTCGACCGCACCAACGGGGTGCTGACGGAGCCGCTGCACAGGATGTACGCCGAGGCGATGCGGCGCGACGCGTCGATCGACCGCTTCAGCGGCCGCCGGCTGGTCTGAGCGGGGCTCCGGAGGCGAGACGGGCGGTCGGCGGCGGGATCGGGAGGGCCTGCGGCGCGGCGCGCCGGGCCGCAGCCCCGGCACAGGGGTCACCCGGGCGGAGGAACACTCATCGCGGAGGGCGGCCGGAGGCCCGCCCCTAGTGTCACTGCATGAGCGCCGGGGTCCCCTCCGGCCGCTGCCCAGGCGACCGCACACTCCCGCGACGTGCGGTCGTGAGAGGGTCGCGCCTCTGACCTCGACGCCCCGAAGGACGCCCCGTGCCGGTGACCGCCGCGAAGCCCCGCCAGCGCCCCCGCGCGCGGGCGGCCGCGGGTCCGGTCGGCACCGGGAGCGCTCACGTGCGAGCGCTCCCCGCGGGCAGAGCCCCCTCCAGCCCCCTCTCCCAGCCCTGAGTCCCCGCTCACCCTTCCCCGATTGGACCGCACGCCCATGACTCGAACTCTCAGCGCGACTCTCGCCGCCCTGCTGGTGGTGATCGCCGCCTTCTTCACGGCGGTCCCCAGCACGGCGGCCGCGAACCGCTACGCCGCCCCCACCGGCACCGGAACGGTCTGCACCTCGACCGCCCCCTGCTCCCTCGCCGTCGCCGTGCAGAACGCCGCGGCCGGCGACACCGTTCTGCTCACCTCGGGCACCTACCCGACGACCGACCTCAAGGGCGGCAAGGCGACCGTCGCCGCCCCCGTCACCGTCCAGCCCGCGCCCGGCGCTTCGCCCGTGCTCGGGACCACGAAGGTCTACACCCCCAACACCGTGTGGAACGACATCTTCTCGAGGACGCCCTTCTACACCTACGGCTCGGGCATCACGGTCAACCGGATGCACATCGACGGCTCCGGCATCTTCGTGCGCAGCGCGAACGTGGTGGTGCGCGACTCCCTCTTCGAGAACGGCTCGTCGATCGACGGCATCCAGGTCGGCGGCACCGACAACGGCCTGATCGAGAACAACGTCGTGCGCGACTTCGACCAGAACAAGAACAACGGCCTGCACGCCGACTGCATCCAGGTGTTCGAGAGCAACGACGTCACGCTCCGCGGCAACACGCTGAGCAACTGCTACAACGCGGGCATCATCTTCTCGCCGGGCGGCGGCGACGGGATGAGCCGGATCACCGTCGAGTCGAACTTCGTCTCGGGCTGCATCGTGGTCACGAACGACTGCCGCGGAGGCTCGTCCGCCGACTTCCGCGAGGCGTCGGCCGACGGCGTCTACATCCGCAACAACACGTTCGAGAGCGGAGCGCTCCGCGTCGGAGGCGCGAAGAACACGGTCTTCGACCGCAACATCGTCAGCTACCTCTCCTCGTGCACCAGCCCGATGACGAACACGATCGTCGAGGGCTGGAACTCGAAGCTCTGCGCACTCCCGGCGCTGATGAACCAGCAGGGCAACGTGCAGGGCGCGCCCGCCCTTCGCTCGCCCTCGACCGGCGACCTGCACGCTCTGAACGCCGCGCAGACGCAGATCGCGGGCTGGGGATCGACCACCGGCGCCCTGACCGACATCGACGGCCAGACCATGGGCGCTCTCACCGCCGGAGCCGACCAGGTCGGCGCCCTGAGCGCGCCGCCCGCGACGCCCACGGCGACCCCCACGCCCACGGCCACCGCCACCGCGACCCCGACGGCCACGCCGACCGCGACGCCCACGGCGACTCCGACCGCCACGCCCACCGCCACGGCCACGCCGACCGCGACACCGACTCCGACCGCCACCGCGGCTCCGGCCGACACGACGCGACCGACCGTCGCGGTCGTCTCGCCGGTCTCCGGAGCCTCCGTCTCGGGCACCATCACCCTGGTGGCCAGCGCCTCGGACGACGTCGCCGTGACCGGAGTCAGCTACTGGGTCGGCACGACGAAGCTCGGTGACGCGACCCGCGCGGCCGACGGGACCTGGCAGCTCACGGTGAACACCGCGGTCTTCGCCAAGGGCACGTACCCGGTGACCGCCAAGGCGGTCGACGCCGCCGGCAACGCGACCACGAGCGCGACCATCTCGCTGAAGCGCGTCTGATCCCGCGCGCACGACGGGCCCGCCATCCTCAGGGGTGGCGGGCCCGCGTCGTCTCAGTCGTCGAAGATCGCGCCGACCGGCTCGCGCTTCTCGGCCTGGAACCGGTCCTCGGCCCGGCCCAGCGCCCAGTACGCCGACAGCGAGAGCGCCGAGCGCTCGATCCCCCAGTCGCCCTGGAGGATGCCGCGCAGCTCCTTCATCGCGGTGCGCTCCCCGTGCGCGAAGACCTCGACGGCACCCTCCGGACGCGCCTCGGCGCGCACCGCCGCGACCAGGGCTCGACCCGCCTCCAGGGCCGCGCGGTGCAGCCAGCGGATCTCGACCCCGGCGGGGGCGGACAGCTCCACCTCGTCGGCCGCGCCGCCCACCTCGATCAGTGCCAGCCCGCGGGCCGCAGGGCCCATCGCCTCCAGTGCCGACGCGATCGCCGGGAGGGCGGAGTCGTCGCCGAGGAGGAGGTGCGCGACCGCCGGGTCCTCGCGCGGCGCCCACGCGCCACCGGGGGCCGACATCGCGAGCCGGTCGCCGGGCCGGGCGGCGGCGGCCCAGGGGCCGGCGACGCCCTCGTCGCCGTGGACGACGAAGTCGACGGCGATGCTCCGCTCGCCGACGGAGCGCACCGTGTAGGTGCGCCGCACCGGCAGGTCCTCGGGCGCGACGCTCGCGCGGAGGGCGTCGAGGTCGAACGGCGGCTCGAGCGGCGAGCCGGCCGGCGGGAGCAGGAGCTTGACGTAGCGATCGGTCACGGCGAGTCGCGCGGGATCCGCCTCCGCGAGGAAGCCGTCGACGCCCTCGCCCCCGAGGTGCACACGGACGAGGTGCTCGGCGAGCCGCTCCGTCCGCAGGACGGTGAGCACGTGCTGGCTGCGGGTCCGCCGCTCCCGGAGAGGCGGGCGCGGGGCGTCTGAGGCATCGGTCATCCCCTCAGCATGCCCGCCCTAGGCGGGAGCGAGCCGGATCAGCCGCGCCCCTCGAGGACGACGGACTCCAGCGTCCTCCGGAGCGCCTCGGAGCTGACCGGCTTGGTGAGGTGCGCCCTGACGCCCCTGACCGTCTCCGGAGGCAGCGAGGAGTACTCGAGGATCCCCGTCACGAGCACGAACGGGGGCGGGTCGGACGCCCCGGCGAGGGCCTCGAGGATCTGGACCCCCGTCCCCGACGGCAGGCGGTAGTCGGCGACCACGAGATCGAAGCGGTGCTCGGCGAGCGCGGCGAGCGCCTCCGGCACGTCCTCGGTCTCGTCGACGACCCAGTCGCTCCGGCGCAGCATGCGGCTCAGCACGAGCCGCGAGACGACGTCGTCGTCGACGACGAGCGCGCGCCCCGGCGTCACGACTCCTCCCCCCGGTCGACCATCGTGAAGATCTCGTCGAAGCGGGTGAGCCGGAAGACGCGCATCGCATCGTCGGAGGCGGGTCGCACCAGCACGAGCGACCTGCCGCTGAGCACTCGGTCGCGTCGCGCTCGCGCGAGCACGGCGAGTCCCGCGCTGTCGAGGAACGAGACGCCGGAGAGGTCGATCACCATCCGGGGGATCCCGGCCACCGGGGCGGCCAGCACCGTCTCGCGCACCCGCGGCGCCTCGCCGACGTCGAACCGCCCGGCCAGGGTCACTCTCACCGTGTCGTCGTCGCCGATCACCACGGCCATGTCGAGCTCCTCAGCCACGGGGTCCTCCGAGATCGAACGCCAGCTCGAGTTCGTTGCCGCTGCCCGTCCTGCGGTACGAGAGCTCGTCGACGAGGGAGCGGATGATCTTCACTCCGAACCCCCGCTCCTGCACCGCACCGGCCTCCGGGACCGGCACCGCGCCGAGGTCGAAGGCCGCGCCCCGATCGCTCACGCGCACCGTCAGCCGGTCCTCCTCGAGCACCAGATCGAGGTCGATGGTCGTCCCGGGGGGCGCGCCGGCGTGGTCGATGACATTGATGCACGCCTCGTGCACGGCGAGCTCGGCGCGGGCGAGGAGGGCCGCGGCCGCGGCCGGATCGAGCACCAGGGCCGCCTCGCGCAGCCACCCGCCCAGCGCACGGACCGCGAGCACGTCCGGCTCGAGCCGCAGCCGGGATTCGACGAGCACCGTCATCCCCGATCCTCCCTCCCGGCCAGGACGACCAGGGTCGTGTCGTCCGACGAGGGGCTGCCCTCGGCGAAGGCGGCGACCGTCGCGAAGACCTCCGCTCCCAGACTGGCAGGCCGCGAGCCGCGGCCGGACCGGCAGAGGTCGAGGAACCGGTCGTAGCCGAAGAGCCGGCCCGACGGGTCCTCCTGCTCGGCCAGCCCGTCGGAGCCCAGCACGAGCACCTCCCCGCGCGAGAGCTCGACGCACGCCACCTCGGGCACGAGACCCCGGACGACGCCCAGCGGCGGCACGGAGGGCGGCACGAACGACGCGTCGTCCCCGCCGATGCGCACGACGGGCGAGTGCCCGGCGTTGACGAGCCGGACGGTGCCGGTCGCCTCGTCGATCACGCCGACGACCAGGGTGATGAAGATCCCGATCTCGTCCAGGTGCTCGTAGAGCTCGTCCTCGATGCGGGAGAAGACGCCGATCACCGAGGAGTCGCGGCGCGCGAGGAAGGCGATGCGGCAGGCGGCGACGGCCCGCGTCATGAGCATGGCCGCGGGCAGCCCCTTGCCGGCGACGTCGCCGACGGCGAACCAGATCGCCCCCTCCGCCTCGCCGAACACGTAGAAGTCGCCTCCGGTCAGCGAGGCCGGCACGGTCCTCGCGAAGACCTCCACCGCACTCGAGCGCGGCGGCGCCTCGTCGATCACCGACTGCGCGAGGGCGGAGGCCAGCTGGTGCTCGCGCTCGACGGCCGCCTGGCGCACCTCGCGCTCGTGCAGCTCGGTGAAGGCGAGCATGACCCCGAGGGCCGAGACGATGGCCTCGATGAGCGGCACGTCCACGGTCGAGAACGGGCGCCCGGCGTCGCGGAAGAAGGCCGCGCGGCGGTCGCGGCCGCCGTCGGGGTCGAGGGTCCCGACGATCGCGGCCCCCGCCTCCGCCGTGCTCAGCTGCTCCCCCGTGGCGTCGGCGACCGCCGCGGCGGCGATCGCCGTGGCGGAGTCGACGGCGCGCTCGTCCCCGACCGACTGCAGGACCGCTCCCTCGTCGAGCAGGAGGACGGACCGCGCTCCCGTCAGCTCCAGCGCCTTCTCGAGGAGCAGCCGGACGGTCTGATCGCTCGCGACACCCTGCACGTTGATCTGCGCCAGAGCTCGCATCGCGAAGACGCGGTCCTGGGTGGCGATCAGCTCGTCGGTCAGCCTCCGCTGCGTCGACTCGAGGTCGGACATCCGCGCCCGCACCCGGCCGAGGGCCGCGAGAGCGGGGCTCGAGGCCGCCGCGTCCCGCGCGAGGAGGTCGAGGTCCGAGACGACGGCGGGAGCCGCGGGAGCGCCGGCACGGAGCGGGACGGGCTCGCTCACGGCGTCTCGGCCCCCTCCTGCTCGGCGATCCGGAACACCCCCGCGAGGTCCGTGATCTCGAGGATGACCCTGACCGGGTCGGACAGGGCGGTCAGCACGACGGCGCCGCCCCGGGCCGCCGCCGCCTTGTGCAGTCGCACGAGCTCGGCCAGCGCCGTGGAGTCGACGAACGCCACCTGCGACAGGTCGAGCCCGAGCTCCGGCCTCTCGTCGGTGATCAGCGGCTCGACGGTGCGGCGGAACGTCGCCGCCTCGTGGGCGTCGAACCGGCCCACCAGGTGCACGGTGCTGCGGGAGGGATCGGTCTCGGTGCGGATGATCATGGCTGTGCCCCCGGGTCGGTGTCGATGGTGGTGTCGCTCGGCCGTCTGCGCCCGGGCTCGCCGCGGGCGTAGGTCCCCCGCAGGTCGTTCGCGCGGATGCGCAGCAGGTCGAGCAGGAAGCGCGCGCTGACGCGGAGGGCGTGCACGGTCGAGCCCGGGGCGTCGATCCACTCGACCGGCACCTCCTCGACCCGGTAGCCGCACCGGCCCGCGAGGTAGAGCACCTCGAGATCGAACGAGAAGCCGTCGACGACCTGGAGCTCGAAGAGGCGCCGCGCCGACTCCGCCGTGAAGAGCTTGAAGCCGCACTGGGTGTCCGCGACGGTGATGCCGAAGCCGCGGGCCACCACCAGGTGCAGCACCCTGCTGAGCACCCGCCGGGCGAGGCTCTTGCCGCTGACCGAGGCGCCGGTCGCCGCCCGCGACCCGACGACGACATCGGCGCCGTCGTCGATCCGGGCCTTCAGCCGGTCGAACTGCTCGATGGGCGTCGACTGGTCGGCGTCGGCGAAGAGCACGAGCTCTCCGCGGGCCGCCAGCACGCCCCGGCGGACCGCGTCGCCCTTGCCGGCGTTCACGGGTGCGCGGAGGAGGCGCAGATTGGGGAAGCGCAGGTCCGCGACGAGGCTCGGGGTGGCGTCGGTGGATCCGTCGTCCGCGATGATCAGCTCCCACGGCTCGCCGCGACCGCTCATGTGCGTCGCGATCGCGCCGATCGTGGGGAGGATCCGCCACTCCTCGTTGTAGGCGGGGACCACGACCGAGACGCGCGGTGCCTCCGCGAGCGGCGTGGTCACCCACGCGCGGTACGAGCGGTAGACCGATGAGTCCTCCGTCACGGGAGCACCTCCTCGAGCGAGGTGCGCCGAGAGCGCGCGACGACGGCCCTGACGGCCAGGACGAGCACGAGGACGCTCATCGCGACCGCCTGCATCGCGATGAGCGCCGTCATGTCGCGGTGCTCGATCACCAGGAGCACCGTCTGCAGCACGGCGGCGCCCAGCAGCAGCCACGACTCGGTGGTCCGCGACTGCGAGAGCCGGTAGCTGGCGACGAGATTGGCCACGGCGAACAGCGTCGTCGCGCCGGCGTAGCCCGCGAGGGGCAGGGAGAGACCGGAGTAGTCGGGCCCCAGCACGACGCCGAGCACCGGTCCGCCGACCCAGAGCGCCCCCAGTGAGCAGGCGGCTCCGATGCCGACGACGACACCGACGCCCGCGCGGAGCACGGCCGCCGAGTCGCGGCCGGCGGCCTGGCGTCGTGCGGCCTCGGGGAACACGACGGTCGCGACCGACCAGGTCAGGAAGAAGACGGCCCGCCCGACCAGGGCGACCGCCGCGTAGATGCCCGCGTCCGTCGGGTCGAGCACCGCCTTGGCGATGAAGACGTCGCTGTTGTTCGCGATGATCTGGCCCACGAGCAGGATCGAGACGAGGGCGGCGTAGGCGCGCACCTCGCCTCGTCCGATGGACCCCGCCACCGGTCCGCCGCGGGGCCGCGCGACGGCCGCCACCACGGCGCAGGTGACGACGAACGACGCCGAGAGCGCGATCGTCGCCCCCATCACTCCGTATCCGGCCGAGACGAAGAGGACGCCGGATCCCACCCGCACCACCATCTCGATCACGAAGGAGAGCGCGAGCGGGGCGAAGAGCGAGCGCGCCTGGAGGACGCCGCGCCCCACGGCCTGCACGAGCCAGAACGGGACTCCGGCACCGAGCACGACGAACGGCCAGGGCGAGGCCGTCCGGAACAGCGTCGACCAGAACTCGGCGCCGAACGCGAGCACGGCGCCGGCGCCGAGGCCCGAGACGAGCGCGATCCGCCGCAGCCGACGGGCGAGCCGATCGGAGTCGCCGGAGTGGCCGAGCTCGTCGGCCCGCGCCACGAACCGCGCGGCGACGAGCTGGAGGCACAGCGCGATCGAGGTCAGGCTGAACAGGAAGGTGACCATGAGGTTCGCGTCCGCGAACTCCGCCGGAGTGAGCACCCTGCCGAGGAAGAGGTTGAGCGCGTAGTTGCCCGCGTTCGCGAGGAGCATCGCGGCCGAGAGCGCCGAGGCTCCGCGGAGCAGCCGGCGCGCGGGCGCGTTCACCGATGCCTCCGCCGCGCGATGATCCGCTCGAGGTGGGCGACGTGCCACTGCACGACCTCGGACATCGGGATCCCGGTCGCGGCGTCGAGGTTCCGCCTCCCCAGGGCGTCCCGGAGGTCGGAGTCCTCGAGCACCTCGGCGAGCGCGTCGGCGAGGCTCGCGGGATCGCCGGGCTCGAAGTAGACCCCGCGGAAGCCCTCCTCCTCGATGATGTCGACGAGGTCGCCGATCCTCGGCAGCACGGCGGCCCGCCCGTACTCCCCGGCCTGGTGGAGCACGCCGGAGCTGCCGGTCGTCGAGGTGTAGGGGAACGCGACGACGCTCGCCGAGAGGAACAGCGGGCCGATCTCCTCCTCGGCGATGTAGCCGGGCAGCTCGAGTCCCGGGACGGACGCGTAGCGCTCGGCCACCGCGCTCATGTAGCCCGCGGAGTTCGGCGAGTCGGTGCCGGCGATCACCAGCCGGATGTCGTCGACGCCCCGCTCGAGCAGCAGCTCGTAGGCCGCGACGAGCACGTCGACCGTCTTGTAGGTGCCCCACTTGCCGAAGGCGAGGATCCTCCGCGGTCCGGGCGGCGGGGCGGAGGAGGGCAGCGGCACGTCCTCGAAGCTCCCGTGCGGGGCGAGGATCGCGTTCTGCGCGCCGTAGCTCGCGCGCACGAAGTCGACGTAGCGCGGGATGGTCAGCGCGACCAGGTCCGCTCGGAGCAGGGCCCGCGTGAGCACCCGGCCGGCGAGGGTCATCAGTCGCGCGGTGGACTTCGAGCCCGCGAAGCCCGCGTCCTCCATGTCGACGTTGTCGGCGAGGTTGTGCAGGACCACGAGCGTCGGCACGCGGAGCGCCGTCAGCACGGCCGGGACGAGGAGCCCGAGCGCCCCGGGGACGCGCCGGTCGCCGAAGGTCGCGAACTGCAGGTTCAGGACGACCGCGTCGGGGCGCGTCCGGAGGACCTCCCGCGGCACGCTCACGAGGTTCGCCGGGGAGTTGAAGCGCCAGCACGGGCGCACCACGGTCTTCTCGAGTGGGTCGGGCTCGCCGGCGTCGGTGACGTCGCAGTACACGATCACCTCGGCGACCTCCTCGAGGCGCGAGAGGTGCTTGACCAGGTGGTGGCCGAACTCGTTCAGGCTGTTGCGGCCGGGCGGCATCGCCGTCACGACGCCGAGCCGCAGCCCGCCGGGACGCGGCGCGGATCGCCCGTCTCCCGTCGCAGATCGCCCTGTGCGCATGCC
The genomic region above belongs to Rathayibacter sp. VKM Ac-2759 and contains:
- a CDS encoding amidohydrolase codes for the protein MPLLITDASVITMDPVSGAVPITASIRIVDDVITAIGPGLSPEPGDQVVDGRDRLVTPGFVNAHTHSWEYLYKGRYDNLPLELWMLLSYPILGNSRVAPDLVRLRSSLFALESLKAGVTTLVDDVLENPDQDAQQLAAVFDAYDEIGIRANISGHVISKPFYETMPFVEEYLPAEILDSVRSAARPTTEGYLAFSREAFATQHGRGGGRLRYMVAPSAPQRCGPELLTGATELALEHDAECHIHVLETKTQLVTGEEFYGSTLVEYMERIGALSTNTTFAHGIWLTDSDMARVAAAGTSISHNPISNLKLGSGIAPWRALHDAGVNLGLGTDGCSSSDSPRMLDVVKAAALLHKVTDPEIATWPTVAEVLTAGTIGGARSAVLDGVTGSIEVGKQADLVLFDLETLNFTPRQRLENQLVYSENGSSIDTVIVAGRIVVAGGRSTTVDEAALRADLAAQLGEIVAWQDSLDRTNGVLTEPLHRMYAEAMRRDASIDRFSGRRLV
- a CDS encoding cytosine permease, coding for MSTDALHGTTHDTEDALTPLPDSRRTARLDGQFWIWAGANIAPINWVLGALGVNMGLGLWDTITVLVLGNVVGMAVFGFFVLLGQRTGATGMLIGRSVFGRRGNYAPAAIQAVVVIGWCAINTWIVLDLVIALLGSVGIVDPEEANIGWKIAVAAVIMAIQVAISFLGYRAIAAFERWTVPPTLVVLAIMSIVAWFFLDIDWSYAGPAEGALTGGDRLAAMSIVMTAIGIGWGLTWLAYAGDYSRFVSPRSSKRKLYLASVLGQFIPVVWLGVLGATLATKNGSVDPGQLIVENFGALAIPVLLLVVHGPIATNVLNIYSFGMATQALDIRLGRRALSLIVGVLAFIAAVFFVFQDDLATTLDAWLVGLVGWVAPWGAIVLVHYTVFEPRVRSFGHLFAPVGSPLLPDVRWRALLSFAIGATLTWLFMNGSVPALQGPAATALGGIDVSWLAGGVSAGLAYLLLGRGDAAAWVARRESAAPAAQPEPVRS
- a CDS encoding PucR family transcriptional regulator, which gives rise to MAYLLADALSDPVFSSALPVVVAGGARADRALIRWAHASEQLDIAPLLLGGELLLMEGALLSADHDAAECRRYVASLVEAGVGALAVELSLRLPAVPVPIVAAADELGLPVLALPRRVPFVQVCESINTHLTEQKFRSLRLADRVSGLLSEAAAADAGIDELLRVVSTATGASASLVSLTGEEIARAAPGRGVDTGPTSGTFSNVLRAGDSLLGTLHLRAHVAADLHSVAVALDRAPDVLAVALLRHRPPSVAERLTAQLFAVATAEHSRAEAAADLQIDAFLGRLGASSRERYLGVWADTGHDDRVLRSLRELLGSVGADAGPVLGVVGAEVLALLPFTDARAMEEGRAALLDRAAPLGDSGALVCVGGGLGDQRRVQRELAEVRGVRDWAPSGGGVVDSRQHRLARFASALRDDAEAEDLIEEVLGTLRDDQLATLEAYASHWGSKTATARALGIGRQTLYDRLDRIEALIGPLDSSPARARVVMTAVFLHRARAALPDRLGVRPRRR
- a CDS encoding Ig-like domain-containing protein, whose protein sequence is MTRTLSATLAALLVVIAAFFTAVPSTAAANRYAAPTGTGTVCTSTAPCSLAVAVQNAAAGDTVLLTSGTYPTTDLKGGKATVAAPVTVQPAPGASPVLGTTKVYTPNTVWNDIFSRTPFYTYGSGITVNRMHIDGSGIFVRSANVVVRDSLFENGSSIDGIQVGGTDNGLIENNVVRDFDQNKNNGLHADCIQVFESNDVTLRGNTLSNCYNAGIIFSPGGGDGMSRITVESNFVSGCIVVTNDCRGGSSADFREASADGVYIRNNTFESGALRVGGAKNTVFDRNIVSYLSSCTSPMTNTIVEGWNSKLCALPALMNQQGNVQGAPALRSPSTGDLHALNAAQTQIAGWGSTTGALTDIDGQTMGALTAGADQVGALSAPPATPTATPTPTATATATPTATPTATPTATPTATPTATATPTATPTPTATAAPADTTRPTVAVVSPVSGASVSGTITLVASASDDVAVTGVSYWVGTTKLGDATRAADGTWQLTVNTAVFAKGTYPVTAKAVDAAGNATTSATISLKRV